One genomic segment of Deltaproteobacteria bacterium includes these proteins:
- a CDS encoding NAD(+)/NADH kinase — protein sequence MAKSPKKNKVRPRTSKKMRSTLDSRVIAILYRPSTTLAIQKSEELATWLQEQGSEVLAVPGQKLGRGIKQVTPKDLERLDLVVVLGGDGTYLGAVRMLEKHAVPVLGVNMGSLGFLTETRVEDLFNTVIATLAGKMDFRPRSMLSIEVRSKGKLRSEYLALNDAVIERGSVTHLINIEIHSEKHLVSQLKADALIIATPTGSTAYNLAAGGPILHPDTRSIVVTPVCPHALTSRPLIFPDDQRLKFQLMQTAEERIAGKNAILTVDGSPCGSITHEDEIIVTRSSIDHITVRKPSHNFFQLLREKLKFGERN from the coding sequence ATGGCCAAGTCCCCCAAAAAGAACAAAGTCCGCCCGCGAACATCCAAAAAAATGCGCTCCACTTTAGACAGTCGGGTGATCGCGATTCTTTACCGGCCCTCGACGACGCTGGCGATTCAAAAGAGTGAGGAGCTCGCGACCTGGCTTCAGGAACAAGGATCGGAAGTTCTTGCGGTTCCAGGCCAAAAACTGGGCCGCGGAATCAAGCAAGTGACACCCAAAGATCTTGAGCGGCTGGATCTTGTTGTCGTGTTAGGCGGCGATGGCACTTATCTCGGCGCAGTCCGGATGCTCGAAAAGCATGCGGTGCCCGTACTGGGCGTTAACATGGGTTCGCTCGGCTTCTTGACCGAAACGAGAGTTGAAGATTTGTTCAATACGGTCATCGCAACGCTCGCAGGAAAAATGGATTTCCGGCCCCGCTCGATGCTGTCGATCGAAGTTCGCTCTAAGGGTAAACTTCGCTCGGAATATTTAGCTCTGAATGATGCGGTGATTGAACGCGGCTCTGTCACACATCTTATCAACATTGAAATTCACAGCGAAAAGCATCTTGTCAGTCAGTTGAAAGCAGATGCGCTGATTATTGCTACCCCAACGGGATCGACCGCCTACAATCTCGCAGCTGGCGGACCAATTCTTCATCCGGACACTCGCTCCATTGTCGTCACACCGGTTTGTCCACACGCGCTTACCAGCCGACCGTTGATTTTTCCCGATGATCAAAGGTTGAAATTTCAGTTGATGCAAACCGCTGAAGAACGGATCGCTGGTAAGAATGCGATTTTAACCGTCGATGGAAGCCCGTGTGGTTCTATCACTCATGAGGACGAGATCATCGTCACGCGCAGTAGTATTGA
- a CDS encoding M3 family metallopeptidase: MTSQTSDLFSNPLLSLSKNPFGAVPFDKIEKAHFKPALIEAIRIAKDGFAGISASKETATFENSILKIETAPERVQYVSTVFYNLVGTNSDTEMQALNKELSPILASFSSDLLLDAGLFRRVKEVWDNRQSLGLKGEELRLTEKLYRSFIRNGALLSEAQKTSLRAIDQKLSTLGPEFSDNVLKATNEFKLVIESTEDLEGLPPQAVESYKEAATEAGLNGKWLVTLHAPSFVPFMTYSPKRKLREQLWRAYNSRALKENPAVLLEIAKLRHQRAQLLGYTTHAAFVLEERMAATPEGVNRFLTNLLEKVTPAANRDLSDVRKFKKETTGEEGFEPWDYGFWSEKLKMKLHDFDEEVLRPYFQLEKVVDGVFEHAKRLFGLSFKPVTGIPVHHPDVKTFEVTEEASGRHIGLFYADFFPRASKRSGAWMTSFRDQGFYEWNTKPGGAVERPHIAIVCNFTKPTASMPSLLNLDEVKTLFHEFGHALHGLLSECKYVSLGGTNVYWDFVELPSQIMENWVNEQEALGVFAKHYQTGEVIPQELILKIRKSSQYQAGYFAIRQLSFATLDMAWHAQDPALITDALQFERAATAKTTLFKPVDGTSISAAFTHIFEGGYSAGYYSYKWAEVLDADAFEFFKEKGIFNSDVAKSFRDNILSRGGSEDPMVLYKRFRGREPDPDALLRREGLI, encoded by the coding sequence ATGACATCACAAACTTCCGATCTATTTTCTAATCCCCTTCTTTCCCTTTCAAAAAATCCCTTCGGCGCTGTTCCTTTCGATAAGATTGAGAAAGCCCACTTCAAGCCAGCGCTGATCGAAGCAATTCGAATTGCGAAAGATGGTTTTGCGGGAATCAGCGCGAGTAAGGAAACCGCCACTTTCGAAAACTCGATTTTGAAAATCGAGACAGCGCCCGAGCGCGTTCAGTACGTCAGCACAGTTTTTTATAATCTCGTCGGAACGAACAGCGACACAGAAATGCAAGCTCTCAACAAAGAGCTCTCGCCGATTTTAGCGAGCTTCTCGAGTGACCTGCTGTTAGATGCTGGACTATTTCGCCGCGTGAAAGAGGTCTGGGACAACCGGCAATCACTTGGCCTAAAAGGCGAAGAGCTGCGATTGACGGAAAAGCTCTACCGAAGCTTCATTCGCAACGGTGCGCTTTTGAGTGAGGCGCAAAAAACATCGCTTCGAGCAATTGATCAAAAACTTTCTACTCTCGGGCCCGAGTTCAGCGACAACGTCCTGAAAGCGACGAATGAATTTAAGCTTGTTATTGAAAGCACCGAGGATCTTGAAGGTCTACCTCCGCAAGCGGTCGAAAGTTATAAAGAAGCGGCGACCGAAGCAGGTCTCAATGGCAAGTGGCTCGTCACATTGCACGCACCAAGCTTTGTCCCATTCATGACCTACTCGCCTAAACGAAAACTTCGCGAGCAGCTTTGGCGGGCTTACAACTCGCGGGCACTGAAGGAAAATCCGGCCGTCCTCCTTGAGATCGCAAAATTGCGGCATCAGCGCGCCCAGCTTCTTGGATATACAACGCACGCGGCATTTGTTTTGGAAGAGCGAATGGCTGCAACACCAGAGGGCGTAAATCGCTTTTTGACGAACCTCCTTGAAAAGGTCACTCCGGCAGCCAATCGTGACCTGAGCGACGTTCGTAAGTTTAAAAAAGAAACGACAGGCGAAGAGGGTTTCGAGCCGTGGGATTATGGCTTCTGGTCGGAAAAATTAAAAATGAAACTGCACGATTTCGACGAAGAGGTCCTGCGACCCTATTTTCAATTAGAAAAAGTGGTCGACGGTGTTTTTGAGCACGCGAAGCGTCTGTTTGGACTTAGCTTTAAACCTGTCACTGGGATCCCCGTTCATCATCCAGATGTAAAAACATTTGAAGTGACCGAAGAAGCAAGCGGACGCCATATCGGTCTCTTTTATGCGGACTTCTTTCCCCGCGCCTCAAAACGTAGCGGCGCTTGGATGACATCTTTCCGGGATCAAGGATTCTACGAATGGAATACGAAGCCAGGTGGTGCGGTCGAGCGACCGCATATCGCGATCGTTTGTAACTTTACAAAGCCTACGGCTAGCATGCCCTCGCTGTTGAATCTCGATGAGGTCAAAACTCTGTTCCACGAATTCGGTCACGCGCTTCACGGGCTACTTTCAGAATGCAAGTACGTTTCCTTAGGCGGCACAAACGTGTACTGGGACTTCGTCGAGCTTCCATCTCAAATCATGGAAAACTGGGTCAACGAACAAGAAGCCCTCGGAGTGTTTGCAAAACACTATCAAACAGGTGAAGTCATTCCTCAGGAACTCATCCTAAAAATACGAAAGAGTTCTCAGTATCAGGCCGGTTACTTTGCGATCCGACAACTCAGCTTTGCGACACTCGATATGGCGTGGCACGCACAAGATCCGGCCCTGATCACCGATGCGCTTCAATTCGAGCGAGCGGCAACCGCGAAGACGACATTGTTCAAGCCCGTAGACGGAACCTCCATTTCAGCAGCCTTCACGCATATCTTCGAAGGCGGCTATTCGGCAGGATATTACAGTTACAAGTGGGCGGAAGTTTTGGATGCGGACGCGTTTGAGTTCTTTAAAGAAAAGGGAATCTTCAATAGCGATGTCGCAAAAAGTTTCCGCGATAATATTCTGTCTCGAGGCGGGTCGGAAGATCCCATGGTACTCTACAAGCGCTTTCGCGGTCGAGAGCCCGATCCGGATGCTCTGTTAAGACGCGAGGGACTAATTTAA
- a CDS encoding long-chain fatty acid--CoA ligase: MADTIVQRFIETAKRHPNKTAVRFPQATGRAINWLELNWTEYRQLVDSLAAGLQAHGVRKGDKVAILANTRLEWAALDLAILGLGAITVPIYPSSTQDDVSFILHDSHAKILFVEDLTVLRKLTAVFSRDSKLRRPEKVVLIESAPASEIPTSGMTLTATTLLDELQVKGSQALKASPTLFELAVDEVRIEDVATIIYTSGTTGRPKGVVHTHAQVLSEVAEAFPLLGVSSNDVTLTFLPFAHVLGRIEIWGHALLGFTMGFAVSFDRLKADFQEIRPTIIVAVPRVFEKIHAGILSQAEISPMRRKVFDWALAVGRAVSLCKQEKRAIPLETAIQYAGARKLVFDSIQERLGGRLRFAVCGGAPLSREIAEFFHAAGLLILEGYGLTETTAAVCVNTPFDYRFGTVGKPIGDVKIQIAEDGEILVKSKKVMREYLGDPDGTAAVLQDGWFRTGDIGEFDEQGHLRITDRKKDLIKTAGGKYVAPQRLEGLVKLSHYISNVHIHGDNRKFCVALVTLSFDAIGAWATDNGVNSAQVAEVAKNSKVRELIRRAIADANAQLASFETIKNFAILDTDFTVESGELTPSLKVKRKVVDERYRDLIESLY, encoded by the coding sequence ATGGCAGACACGATTGTTCAGCGCTTTATCGAAACAGCCAAGAGGCATCCAAATAAAACCGCGGTCCGCTTTCCGCAGGCAACAGGGCGCGCTATCAATTGGTTGGAACTCAATTGGACCGAGTATCGACAACTGGTCGACTCGCTGGCTGCCGGACTTCAGGCGCACGGCGTGCGCAAGGGCGACAAAGTCGCAATTCTTGCAAACACCCGTCTTGAATGGGCCGCTTTAGATCTCGCTATTTTAGGTCTTGGTGCGATCACTGTTCCCATCTACCCAAGCTCGACACAAGACGATGTCAGTTTTATTCTTCACGATTCCCACGCAAAAATCTTGTTCGTTGAAGACCTCACCGTCCTTCGTAAACTGACTGCCGTCTTTAGCCGCGACTCAAAGTTGCGTCGACCCGAAAAAGTCGTGTTGATTGAATCCGCGCCGGCTTCCGAGATTCCCACCTCTGGTATGACTCTCACGGCAACGACATTGCTTGATGAACTGCAAGTGAAAGGCAGTCAGGCATTGAAGGCGTCTCCGACGCTCTTTGAATTGGCAGTTGATGAAGTAAGAATCGAGGATGTTGCTACAATCATTTACACTTCGGGAACCACCGGCCGCCCCAAAGGCGTCGTCCATACTCATGCCCAAGTTTTAAGTGAAGTTGCGGAAGCATTTCCACTTCTTGGCGTCAGCAGCAATGATGTGACACTGACTTTTCTGCCGTTTGCCCACGTCCTCGGTCGGATCGAGATTTGGGGGCATGCGCTGCTTGGATTTACGATGGGCTTTGCGGTTTCTTTTGATCGTTTAAAAGCTGACTTTCAAGAAATTCGGCCCACGATTATCGTCGCAGTTCCTCGGGTCTTCGAAAAAATTCACGCCGGCATTTTGTCACAAGCCGAAATTTCTCCGATGCGTCGAAAGGTCTTTGATTGGGCTTTGGCGGTGGGCCGCGCTGTGAGCCTATGCAAACAGGAAAAGCGTGCGATTCCGCTGGAGACCGCCATCCAGTACGCCGGCGCAAGAAAGCTTGTCTTTGATTCGATTCAAGAACGGCTGGGGGGCCGACTTAGATTTGCCGTTTGCGGTGGCGCACCACTCAGCCGAGAAATCGCCGAGTTCTTTCACGCAGCCGGCCTCTTAATCCTAGAGGGCTATGGCTTAACAGAAACGACAGCTGCAGTCTGTGTGAACACCCCGTTCGACTATCGATTCGGAACCGTCGGGAAGCCAATTGGCGATGTTAAAATCCAAATCGCGGAGGACGGCGAAATACTTGTGAAATCCAAAAAGGTAATGCGCGAATATCTTGGCGATCCGGACGGAACGGCTGCGGTTTTACAAGACGGTTGGTTTCGGACGGGGGACATCGGGGAATTCGACGAACAAGGTCACTTGCGGATCACAGATCGAAAAAAGGACCTCATAAAAACGGCAGGCGGAAAGTACGTCGCGCCCCAGCGGCTTGAGGGATTGGTCAAACTTTCGCACTACATCTCGAACGTCCACATTCATGGCGACAATAGAAAGTTCTGCGTGGCGCTTGTCACTTTGTCTTTTGATGCCATTGGGGCCTGGGCAACCGACAATGGAGTCAACTCCGCCCAGGTTGCTGAAGTCGCAAAAAATTCGAAAGTTCGCGAACTCATTCGACGTGCAATTGCCGATGCCAACGCGCAGCTTGCTTCCTTCGAAACGATAAAAAACTTCGCGATTCTCGATACCGACTTCACTGTAGAAAGTGGCGAACTTACCCCGTCACTGAAAGTGAAAAGAAAAGTCGTCGATGAACGTTATCGAGATTTAATTGAAAGCCTTTACTAG
- a CDS encoding serine/threonine protein kinase yields the protein MKLETFGKYVLLEKLAMGGMAEVYLARSIGAGGVGKFVAVKRILPQFSEQVEFVDMFKDEASIAINLQHSNIVTITEFGMEKNQFFIVMDFVNGRNLKQILNKVKTANSSLGIEHIVYCVKEIAAGLDHAHRCLNPATAKPLNIIHRDMSPHNVMISFEGEIKVVDFGIAKAETQIESTRAGTLKGKFGYMSPEQADAQEVDQRTDVFSLGIIMWELLANDRLFVGKNEIEILRKIKECNIQPLRKLNANIPPELEKIVSKSLAKDRNLRYRNAEDLHRDLHRFLNLKYPDFSKQDFAKFLKTLFAKEIEDTHRKLLDYAKLDFSQLIRPKRRTPAPMMDEHSQNSLAATQKSITRPDPNHDRGFEKRHDNRPRRDDRGENSAQSSPFEVREQGRLNMIEARELGDAGNKPAESGGLKLEGPKRGPNPYANVGQGAAPAGMTGIGGGGNLTHAGTYAGGGTRSRLENSSFHRQSSSYASLFSVLLVIGVLAGGGIWYFANPEKASSLVSKIMRDAGLIPPQETTLPGLAKVELPSVKPAKVMLPINSNPPGAEILLNGKSTGEVTPTTIAVKDGDEVEWTLRMNGYKTASDRLIVQQGRSLSVNLKADRKAYLDITVMGNGEISVDGKVIATRGPVSGFEVPADQDVTVRVFDPATRATDEVKVRIAENTTRRITLIPRANLSGPRPAGR from the coding sequence ATGAAACTCGAAACCTTTGGTAAGTACGTGCTTCTTGAGAAGCTTGCCATGGGCGGTATGGCAGAAGTTTATCTTGCACGAAGCATCGGCGCCGGCGGCGTCGGAAAATTCGTTGCCGTTAAACGCATCCTACCACAGTTTTCAGAGCAGGTTGAATTCGTCGACATGTTCAAAGACGAAGCTTCGATCGCGATCAACTTGCAACACTCAAACATCGTTACGATCACGGAATTCGGTATGGAGAAAAACCAATTCTTCATCGTGATGGATTTCGTCAACGGGCGAAACCTCAAACAAATTCTGAACAAAGTTAAAACTGCGAATAGTTCGTTGGGCATTGAGCACATTGTTTATTGCGTAAAAGAAATCGCGGCCGGGCTTGACCATGCTCATCGGTGTTTGAACCCGGCGACCGCGAAACCTTTGAACATCATCCATCGCGATATGTCGCCCCACAACGTGATGATAAGTTTCGAGGGCGAAATCAAAGTCGTCGACTTTGGTATTGCGAAAGCTGAAACACAAATCGAATCCACCCGCGCGGGAACCCTCAAGGGTAAGTTCGGGTATATGTCACCGGAACAAGCAGACGCTCAAGAGGTCGATCAACGAACAGATGTCTTCTCTCTTGGGATCATAATGTGGGAACTTCTTGCCAACGATCGTCTTTTCGTCGGCAAAAACGAAATCGAAATCCTTCGCAAAATTAAAGAATGCAATATCCAGCCGCTTCGTAAACTGAATGCCAACATTCCTCCAGAGCTCGAAAAAATTGTTTCTAAATCGCTGGCAAAAGACCGCAACCTCCGCTACCGAAATGCAGAAGACCTTCATCGGGATCTGCACCGTTTCTTGAACCTCAAGTATCCCGATTTTTCGAAGCAGGATTTCGCGAAGTTCTTAAAAACTTTGTTTGCGAAAGAGATTGAAGATACACATCGCAAGCTGCTTGATTATGCAAAATTGGATTTCTCTCAACTCATTCGTCCGAAGCGGCGCACGCCGGCGCCGATGATGGATGAGCATTCGCAAAATTCACTTGCAGCGACTCAAAAAAGCATTACTCGCCCAGATCCAAATCATGACCGCGGATTCGAAAAGCGACATGATAATCGACCACGTCGCGATGATCGTGGCGAGAATAGTGCTCAATCCTCGCCGTTTGAAGTGCGAGAACAAGGCCGCCTCAATATGATCGAAGCGCGAGAGCTCGGTGATGCCGGTAACAAACCTGCAGAGTCGGGGGGCTTAAAACTAGAAGGCCCTAAGCGCGGTCCAAACCCCTATGCGAACGTCGGCCAAGGAGCAGCGCCCGCGGGAATGACCGGCATCGGCGGCGGTGGAAACTTAACCCACGCCGGAACATACGCCGGAGGCGGAACACGCTCTCGGTTAGAAAACAGCTCGTTCCATCGCCAAAGCTCGAGTTACGCCTCGCTTTTCTCGGTCCTTTTAGTCATCGGTGTTTTGGCCGGTGGGGGGATTTGGTATTTTGCAAATCCAGAAAAAGCCAGCAGCTTAGTGTCTAAAATAATGCGCGACGCAGGCTTAATTCCGCCGCAAGAGACGACCTTACCGGGTCTTGCGAAAGTGGAATTGCCTTCGGTGAAGCCAGCTAAAGTTATGTTGCCAATCAACTCAAATCCGCCGGGAGCGGAAATCTTGCTGAACGGCAAATCGACTGGCGAAGTTACTCCGACGACGATCGCTGTTAAAGATGGTGACGAAGTCGAATGGACATTGAGAATGAATGGCTACAAGACCGCATCAGATCGCCTGATTGTTCAGCAGGGCCGCTCACTCTCTGTCAACTTGAAGGCCGATCGCAAAGCGTATCTCGATATCACCGTGATGGGAAATGGCGAGATCTCCGTCGATGGCAAAGTCATTGCGACACGCGGACCGGTTAGTGGGTTCGAAGTTCCTGCAGATCAAGATGTTACGGTACGAGTTTTCGACCCTGCCACACGGGCCACTGATGAAGTCAAAGTTCGTATTGCAGAAAACACGACTCGTCGAATCACATTGATTCCCCGTGCAAATCTATCAGGTCCCCGCCCAGCGGGCCGCTAG
- a CDS encoding dephospho-CoA kinase, with translation MLWIGLTGGIASGKSTVAKYLAELGYCVISADQLAHQAMLPGSAGAAKILSRFGPSVFLPDGTVDRAKLGKIVFEDSTGRSKLDLEAILHPEVRLQAAKEKERCRQSGRQLAFYEIPLLFEKKLESQFDKIVCIAVDPQLQIQRLMSRSKLDRPSAAARIQSQYPQDVKVKGSDEVIWNNGSLEELKNLTSAVVKRLHQP, from the coding sequence ATGCTTTGGATCGGGCTCACAGGTGGTATTGCCTCGGGCAAAAGTACAGTCGCCAAATACCTTGCCGAGCTCGGCTATTGCGTCATCAGTGCCGATCAACTCGCGCACCAGGCAATGCTCCCGGGTTCGGCGGGTGCAGCAAAAATTCTTTCTAGGTTTGGCCCGAGCGTTTTCTTGCCCGATGGAACAGTAGATCGTGCAAAACTTGGGAAGATTGTCTTCGAGGACTCTACTGGCCGAAGTAAACTTGATCTAGAGGCAATCCTTCATCCCGAAGTTAGATTGCAAGCAGCAAAAGAAAAAGAGCGATGCCGGCAATCGGGCCGGCAATTGGCTTTCTACGAGATTCCACTTTTATTCGAAAAAAAATTGGAATCTCAGTTCGATAAGATCGTTTGCATCGCGGTTGACCCTCAGTTGCAAATTCAACGTCTGATGAGTCGATCAAAACTCGATCGGCCATCGGCCGCGGCAAGAATTCAGTCGCAGTATCCTCAGGATGTAAAAGTAAAGGGCTCTGACGAGGTTATTTGGAACAATGGTTCGTTGGAAGAATTGAAAAACCTGACATCGGCTGTTGTTAAAAGACTTCACCAGCCGTAG
- a CDS encoding tyrosine-protein phosphatase, protein MFSKSAGAKPILFFLCFSIVSICEALPVKNFSQVGGTETLLRGAQPGNASAVLREHGVDAVLIFKSDTRGEVAKEISALLSTGFEESDVHHVPMAWKDLDLGVACLQTVDALLILSKAVADGKTIFFHCTAGEDRTGMLAGLYRVLHENADAEQMFDEELCEKGYSNGNPGKPKIVINQIERGLTPLYFALAEKITAAKTSGRNIGPTICRGLNPQPVDRACNSIN, encoded by the coding sequence ATGTTTTCAAAATCTGCCGGTGCCAAACCGATTCTCTTCTTCCTCTGTTTTTCAATTGTCTCGATCTGTGAAGCATTGCCAGTAAAAAATTTCTCGCAAGTTGGCGGCACCGAAACACTTCTTCGTGGCGCTCAGCCCGGCAATGCATCGGCCGTCCTGCGCGAGCACGGCGTTGACGCCGTGCTCATATTCAAATCCGACACCAGGGGTGAGGTCGCGAAAGAAATCAGTGCGCTTCTGTCGACCGGATTCGAGGAAAGCGACGTGCATCATGTTCCGATGGCGTGGAAGGATCTCGATCTCGGAGTAGCCTGCCTCCAAACCGTCGACGCTTTATTGATCCTGTCGAAAGCGGTGGCAGATGGGAAGACGATTTTTTTCCACTGCACAGCTGGCGAAGATCGCACCGGGATGCTGGCGGGCCTCTATCGGGTTCTTCACGAAAACGCTGATGCAGAACAAATGTTCGACGAAGAACTCTGCGAGAAAGGTTATTCAAATGGGAACCCCGGAAAGCCAAAGATCGTGATCAATCAAATTGAACGCGGCTTGACTCCACTTTATTTTGCGCTCGCCGAAAAAATTACGGCCGCCAAAACAAGCGGCCGAAACATCGGACCCACAATATGCAGAGGTTTAAACCCTCAACCCGTTGACCGTGCTTGCAATTCTATCAATTAA
- a CDS encoding PD-(D/E)XK nuclease family protein, with product MAIHDTSSGLTVVRVQSGLDRRELLEKFDGRSATWVVSDVRSKLAIQRRLLEQNGFASGPSVLRASEVWTQFLRRLKPDLQIVSRELALASIAELLSKRPEPWLQSPGAAKTAFEYVRQLLPLLASASSDKTMVTLVTDWFSQEEQSASKSRWKIWFDVAEEVWTGLLAQNICAASWVAGILVASRDQLSELSDRNYVIDLGAELSHVEAELLLTIARHRHVTVLRPTPKWESDYPEGRLAADWLAKNAESRGIHYQALDASSTGSAGNVEQVTLFYKRLPSASAEIKEAVARVRIWLESGISETQIAIVAPDLEPYWPVLSIHLEVEGISSSKAVVSALHSFPDMMKWLARLRVRSGIPDSRDLEMDVFGDLQPSMTFSGFREIFSRVYEVEDLDLSPDVLRYFQTEFSDTGRWQDESIDRDQFLVRAVSLLRISEENTHAIRALKAVLEECPPDLKFKTPQWVKYLSEAISKVEVQVIPADPRGIWCLNLGSLEGVECTHLVVMGLHEGALRSQHGTAVQTTDLRGIERDLGFVIDGEDRKRTEFEARWILSQPRIATHLLFSDTDLNGTVQTPSWTWISGAWAAEKKTPEIEVPIVTRFDQQMSRPFDSLGSEVQRSRLRFERGETGVVEMKSFAADLVKSLSATTIDQVSKCPLQFAFRRILGPRDQGELDLDADSSRQGRLQHKVFEYLGGAQWAAMSDSEIDQIVERAKLDVETTDKKPLVRSPQAWASLRRRIAKVARWVLEFERDQRKKFPDLKTIGCEVSFEGRIGTRRAEIRGQIDRVDSRADGRTVIVDYKNRSYTQNFGQWSKKNFWQPLVYAYALENGWTKLAPGQLAAVFIYDISQRERGTGLRLREGNEDFFEFTSRSKGQTRSDVDQALGDLIDQVDKVVEVLKSGNFRPEPSDPKECERCQWAHACRAPHLELAT from the coding sequence ATGGCGATTCACGACACATCTTCTGGTCTGACGGTTGTCCGCGTTCAAAGCGGCTTGGATCGGCGTGAACTGCTTGAAAAATTTGATGGACGGTCTGCGACTTGGGTTGTGAGCGATGTTCGAAGCAAGCTTGCGATCCAGCGGCGACTGCTTGAACAAAATGGATTTGCCAGTGGACCTTCTGTTTTGCGAGCCAGCGAAGTTTGGACGCAGTTTCTAAGAAGATTGAAGCCCGACCTTCAAATTGTGTCGCGCGAACTTGCTCTTGCTAGTATCGCCGAACTTTTATCGAAGCGGCCAGAGCCGTGGCTACAGTCTCCGGGTGCCGCGAAAACTGCATTTGAATATGTTCGCCAACTTCTACCGCTCTTGGCCTCGGCCTCGAGCGACAAAACAATGGTAACCCTCGTCACAGATTGGTTTTCTCAGGAAGAACAGTCAGCGTCTAAATCTCGTTGGAAAATTTGGTTCGATGTTGCAGAAGAGGTCTGGACTGGATTGCTGGCCCAGAACATTTGTGCCGCAAGCTGGGTCGCGGGAATTCTGGTGGCGAGTCGAGATCAATTGAGCGAGCTCTCAGATAGAAACTATGTGATTGATCTCGGCGCAGAGCTCAGTCACGTAGAAGCCGAGTTGCTGCTGACGATCGCGCGGCATCGTCATGTAACTGTTTTGCGGCCAACACCGAAATGGGAATCCGACTACCCGGAAGGACGCCTCGCTGCAGATTGGTTGGCTAAAAATGCGGAAAGTCGCGGAATCCATTACCAAGCGCTCGATGCTTCTTCAACCGGTTCGGCGGGAAATGTTGAACAAGTAACTTTGTTTTACAAGCGACTTCCGTCCGCGTCGGCCGAAATCAAAGAAGCAGTGGCGCGCGTTCGCATTTGGCTCGAAAGCGGTATATCGGAAACGCAAATCGCAATCGTCGCCCCTGATCTAGAGCCTTATTGGCCGGTGCTGTCTATTCACTTGGAAGTAGAAGGTATTTCCAGCAGTAAAGCTGTGGTATCTGCGCTGCATTCGTTTCCGGATATGATGAAATGGTTGGCGCGACTTCGCGTGCGCAGCGGAATTCCTGATTCCAGAGATCTTGAGATGGATGTATTTGGCGATCTTCAACCGTCCATGACCTTTTCCGGATTTCGAGAAATCTTTTCTCGAGTGTATGAAGTTGAAGATTTAGATCTTTCTCCCGATGTCTTAAGATATTTTCAAACTGAATTTAGCGACACCGGACGGTGGCAAGATGAATCTATCGACCGAGATCAGTTTTTAGTGCGGGCGGTTTCTTTGTTGCGAATTTCGGAAGAAAATACGCACGCTATTCGCGCTTTAAAAGCGGTCTTAGAGGAATGCCCGCCGGATTTGAAATTTAAAACGCCGCAATGGGTGAAGTATCTTTCCGAGGCGATCTCTAAAGTTGAGGTGCAAGTTATTCCTGCCGACCCTCGAGGAATCTGGTGTTTGAATCTCGGGTCTTTAGAAGGAGTAGAGTGTACCCATCTGGTTGTGATGGGGCTTCATGAAGGAGCACTTAGATCGCAGCACGGCACCGCAGTTCAAACTACCGATCTGCGCGGGATAGAACGCGATTTGGGCTTTGTGATCGACGGAGAGGATCGCAAACGAACAGAGTTCGAGGCTCGCTGGATTTTATCCCAACCGAGAATTGCAACGCACTTGCTATTTTCCGACACAGACTTAAATGGAACAGTACAAACGCCATCATGGACCTGGATCTCTGGCGCTTGGGCGGCAGAGAAAAAAACGCCGGAAATTGAAGTACCAATAGTAACTCGGTTCGACCAACAAATGTCGCGACCATTCGATTCACTCGGCTCAGAAGTTCAGCGATCGCGATTGCGATTTGAGCGGGGCGAGACTGGAGTGGTCGAAATGAAATCGTTCGCGGCGGATCTTGTAAAAAGCCTCTCGGCGACAACGATCGATCAAGTCTCAAAATGTCCGCTGCAGTTCGCATTTCGTCGTATCCTCGGCCCCCGCGATCAAGGCGAACTCGATCTCGACGCCGATTCAAGTCGCCAGGGCAGATTGCAACATAAGGTTTTTGAATACCTTGGCGGTGCGCAGTGGGCTGCGATGTCGGATTCTGAAATCGATCAGATCGTCGAAAGAGCCAAGCTGGACGTCGAAACCACAGACAAAAAGCCTCTCGTTCGATCGCCTCAAGCCTGGGCGTCACTTCGCCGTCGGATCGCGAAAGTGGCGAGATGGGTGCTTGAGTTCGAGCGAGATCAGCGGAAGAAGTTTCCTGATTTGAAAACGATTGGCTGCGAAGTGTCCTTCGAAGGGAGAATTGGAACCCGCCGAGCGGAAATACGCGGCCAAATCGATCGAGTGGACAGTCGAGCAGACGGCCGCACGGTCATCGTCGATTATAAAAATCGTTCCTACACACAAAACTTCGGACAATGGTCGAAGAAAAACTTTTGGCAGCCACTCGTGTACGCTTACGCGCTAGAAAATGGTTGGACGAAGCTTGCTCCCGGCCAGCTAGCGGCAGTTTTTATCTACGACATTTCCCAGCGCGAGCGAGGGACGGGGCTTAGGCTGCGGGAAGGAAACGAGGATTTTTTTGAATTCACTTCGCGCAGTAAGGGACAGACAAGAAGTGATGTTGATCAAGCGCTTGGTGATTTGATCGATCAAGTTGATAAAGTCGTCGAGGTTTTGAAATCCGGCAATTTCCGTCCCGAACCGTCAGACCCAAAAGAATGTGAACGATGCCAATGGGCGCATGCCTGTCGTGCACCACATTTGGAGCTAGCAACATGA